The following DNA comes from Cryptococcus deuterogattii R265 chromosome 2, complete sequence.
aagcagaaagTTTACATGTCTAGTACGTCTTTATCTCTGGCTTGGGGTGAATACTACTGTGAGATAGAGGTTGACCTTGCCTCAATTTTGTTTCTTAGAATTGCAAGGACATCAAATTAAGAACAAGGATCTGATGGTTGCGAGTGGCGCAATCACATTAAAGGGTACAGAGGTGCTCGATGAGTTACAGGAAGACGAACAGGCTGTAAGCACCTTgattccttcctccatggTCTTCGCTCACATTGTTACTGCAGTCCCAAAATCAACTCTCCCAAACGCACCAAGCACAATCTGCAGTAAACATTGACATCAACCAACGATCTCGTGAAATCACCCAAATCGCATCCTCCATTTCTGAACTCGCTGAACTCTTTCGCGATCTAGGGCAGATGGTTGTTGAACAAGGGACAGTGTTGGATAGTGTGGAGTGGAATGTGATGgaggcggagaaggaggtgaaaggtggagaggaggagctggtTGTCGCCAGACGGTCAGTTTATCTTATCTCTAACAGTCAATGGAATGAAGCTAATAAATGGTTAGGTACCAATCCAATACGGCTCGGCGAAAATgtatcttcttcctgctcctttGCATATTCGCCCTCATCCTTATTCTCATCTACAAGCCTCGCTCgcatccttccccttcttcccccgccttctcctcatccttgttATCATCAAATCCTACAActacatcatcatcttgggGAAAGTCAACGGCTCGTGTAAGGCCTTCACATACGAAAGGGAGTGGGAAAGGTGGGAATGAAGGGATCGTGCTGCCGAGCAGTACAGGCTCAActggaaaggaaagggaagaccAGCCCTTCCGAGACCGCCGCCTCTAGCGAGTGCGACAGGTTGGCATGGGTCTTCATGATAAtgctggagagaagagggggaggggTCTTGTATGCCTTGTATAATGCACCATCATATCAATGTTCACCACTAAGACTGGTTGTACTGCCGAGGCGTCCTAATGGTTTAGGTTTAATTATCTATC
Coding sequences within:
- a CDS encoding syntaxin 16, with the protein product MSSYNPLLPNADEPITRSRTLFFLSIRDSNPFTRARPSREYGNQISLDDGGGDEGEEDRLIGGRGGWKEIGMKGLPPKWVDLSEEVEEILGRTRNKIAALDKLHAKHVLPGFTDRSSEEREIERQTIDITRDFKRCTSLIGSITPERGAPRVQVLTAKNVQRGLAQKVQEMSGQFRKKQKVYMSKLQGHQIKNKDLMVASGAITLKGTEVLDELQEDEQASQNQLSQTHQAQSAVNIDINQRSREITQIASSISELAELFRDLGQMVVEQGTVLDSVEWNVMEAEKEVKGGEEELVVARRYQSNTARRKCIFFLLLCIFALILILIYKPRSHPSPSSPAFSSSLLSSNPTTTSSSWGKSTARVRPSHTKGSGKGGNEGIVLPSSTGSTGKEREDQPFRDRRL